From Anopheles darlingi chromosome 2, idAnoDarlMG_H_01, whole genome shotgun sequence, the proteins below share one genomic window:
- the LOC125951656 gene encoding uncharacterized protein LOC125951656, with protein sequence MSRQNNLPNVSPKVTFGTPTLNEWKQFLRSEQNKPMKRQEANSSPSSEESSFELDESFRALLERKRREMAENLRDLNESRENAQIETAAKRAEPIGDDSTFIEADSIRNISDTSFEEMEQMCALLEKANKLNDGGEPSAASGATATTVVQESSGFGDVTQLDDIDEPSGLWENTILPGIAAAMSPVKRLHLLRPSTIIEECTMVGGEMRSSLETNTTQDTFQSTKQTVDVGNGSSAVSGSDVYRTAEEDTFASSIDSCAQTTEMDSRMANDAFESVQQTSCTNKVENEEEESGYSQNSTREAGSNDLEESNIIVLDSSTSEAEEDDKLQEESGITTASHSYPVNTSEEDEYHHVQQEERPLSDHCIESQNLSGLDEIPDHFNDTLEETDFMMKQGMKLMAMRQMHQLAQEESLLDALQKPAPQSPEKCAVPSYLEPRHAAPNVSVQQQRSAQKITKSRTNSGSEESTVIRPKNHTPFERTNLKGQAFSASKLTPVGTTMSKKNIAASAGGSCKQTLFPSVSKYGAKNTPSNTSISSSFKKPNSRLPQPLKLTRKFEHIQSPIGAYIKKTPQSLLQTKINCPQHDLIEVLHSEHHGRDSVMTGGKSKENYNALANGALNVKGYTSSIPGKGVVSSNRAHVLDERNTLRIPGGEKMQKLLHSSPTLVIRHEGRIRYASGASGSTHKNLPSSTFEDDSLADLSVVSSDVSVRVLKDAKRY encoded by the exons ATGTCACGGCAGAATAATTTACCGAATGTTTCACCGAAAGTGACTTTTGGAACACCAACGCTGAACGAGTGGAAGCAGTTTTTACGCAGTGAGCA AAACAAACCAATGAAGAGACAAGAAGCTAACTCTTCTCCATCATCCGAGGAATCGTCCTTTGAGTTGGACGAAAGTTTTCGAGCGTTGCTTGAACGCAAACGACGCGAGATGGCAGAAAACCTTCGCGATCTAAACGAGTCTCGAGAAAATGCTCAAatcgaaacagcagcaaaaagggccGAACCGATCGGCGACGATTCAACGTTTATCGAGGCGGATTCCATAAGAAACATATCGGATACTAGCTTCGAAGAAATGGAACAAATGTGCGCACTTTtggagaaagcaaacaaattgaacgACGGTGGTGAGCCTTCCGCAGCTTCCGGTGCGACAGCCACAACAGTGGTTCAGGAATCCTCCGGCTTTGGCGACGTTACGCAGCTAGACGACATTGACGAGCCTTCCGGTCTGTGGGAAAACACAATTTTGCCAGGTATTGCTGCAGCGATGTCGCCCGTAAAGCGTTTGCATTTACTGAGACCCTCAACCATTATCGAAGAGTGTACGATGGTTGGTGGAGAGATGCGCAGCTCACTTgagacaaacacaacacaagacaCCTTCCAATCGACAAAGCAAACGGTCGACGTGGGCAATGGAAGCTCGGCAGTCAGCGGTAGCGACGTTTACAGAACCGCGGAAGAAGACACCTTTGCTTCGAGCATCGATTCTTGCGCACAAACTACAGAAATGGATTCAAGAATGGCTAACGATGCGTTTGAAAGCGTTCAACAAACAAGCTGCACGAACaaggtggaaaatgaagagGAGGAATCCGGCTACAGTCAAAACTCAACCAGAGAAGCCGGCAGTAATGATTTAGAGGAGAGCAATATTATCGTGCTCGACAGCAGTACGAGCGAAGCTGAAGAGGATGATAAATTACAAGAAGAGTCCGGAATCACAACGGCAAGCCACTCGTATCCGGTCAATACATCCGAGGAAGATGAATACCATCATGTACAGCAAGAGGAACGTCCGCTTTCTGATCATTGCATTGAAAGCCAAAATCTATCTGGTTTGGATGAAATTCCCGATCATTTTAACGACACCCTGGAGGAAACTGACTTTATGATGAAACAAGGAATGAAGTTGATGGCAATGAGGCAGATGCACCAATTGGCGCAGGAAGAAAGTCTCCTTGATGCGCTCCAGAAGCCTGCTCCTCAATCTCCTGAAAAATGTGCCGTTCCGTCGTATCTGGAACCGCGACACGCCGCACCTAACGTTTCCGTCCAACAGCAACGATCAGCCCAAAAAATAACTAAATCTCGCACCAACTCGGGCTCTGAGGAATCAACGGTCATACGACCGAAAAATCATACTCctttcgagcgaacgaatctGAAAGGACAGGCATTTTCCGCCTCCAAGCTAACACCTGTCGGCACGACTATGTCCAAGAAGAATATCGCTGCGTCGGCAGGTGGAAGTTGCAAGCAAACGCTCTTCCCCAGCGTCAGTAAGTATGGAGCAAAGAACACTCCGAGTAACACGTCAATTAGTAGCTCGTTCAAGAAACCCAACAGTCGTCTGCCACAACCGTTGAAGCTTACGCGGAAGTTTGAACATATCCAATCACCCATTGGTGCTTATATTAAGAAGACTCCGCAAAGTTTGCTGCAGACAAAAATAAACTGCCCGCAGCATGATCTGATTGAAGTACTCCACAGCGAGCATCATGGTCGCGACAGTGTCATGACCGGTGGTAAGAGTAAGGAAAACTATAATGCCCTGGCGAATGGTGCTCTGAACGTAAAGGGATACACCTCTTCCATTCCTGGCAAAGGTGTCGTGAGCTCTAATCGTGCCCACGTGCTCGATGAGCGCAATACTCTGCGCATTCCTGGTGGAGAGAAGATGCAAAAGCTCCTACATAGCTCTCCAACACTCGTTATTCGCCACGAAGGACGCATTCGGTATGCATCTGGAGCGTCTGGATCAACGCACAAGAATTTGCCAAGCAGTACTTTTGAGGACGATAGTTTGGCGGACTTGTCTGTGGTCTCTAGTGATGTATCGGTGCGAGTGTTGAAAGATGCTAAGCGTTATTAG
- the LOC125951065 gene encoding hydroxymethylglutaryl-CoA lyase, mitochondrial translates to MLRSTKRLLPTNSFRQYTTSISQPVAVRIVEVGPRDGLQNEPTILPASVKIDLINQLSETGLRTIEATSFVSAKWVPQMGDNTEVFKGINKMPGIGYPVLTPNIKGFQAAMAAGAEEVAVFGAASESFSRKNVNCSVAESIARFKDVMDAAKKANIKVRGYVSTVVGCPYEGKIKPSAVVSVVDKLLEMGCYEISLGDTIGVGTPGSFSEMLREVTKIAPVNMLAVHCHDTYGQALPNILTSLNFGIAVVDSSVSGLGGCPYARGASGNAATEDVVYMLHGLGIDTGIDLPKLVNVGKFICEKLGRQSESKVNRAMRKTNPNAC, encoded by the exons ATGTTGCGAAGCACCAAACGTTTACTTCCAACAAATAGCTTTCGTCAGTATACTACG AGTATCTCGCAACCTGTAGCGGTGCGGATAGTGGAGGTTGGCCCGCGAGATGGACTTCAAAACGAACCCACTATTCTTCCGGCATCGGTGAAAATCGATCTTATCAATCAATTATCAGAGACCGGTCTTCGCACTATAGAGGCCACCAGCTTTGTAAGTGCGAAATGGGTTCCCCAGATGGGCGATAACACCGAGGTTTTCAAAGGGATCAATAAGATGCCAGGAATTGGATATCCGGTGTTGACTCCGAATATTAAAGGTTTCCAAGCGGCT aTGGCGGCCGGAGCTGAAGAGGTTGCCGTTTTCGGAGCTGCATCCGAGAGTTTTTCGCGCAAGAACGTCAACTGCTCCGTCGCAGAAAGCATCGCACGATTTAAGGACGTGATGGATGCAGCCAAAAAGGCCAATATCAAAGTTCGCGGATACGTTTCAACGGTTGTCG GCTGTCCTTATGAAGGAAAAATTAAACCCTCGGCCGTGGTGAGCGTCGTAGACAAGTTGCTTGAAATGGGATGCTACGAAATATCGCTTGGTGACACAATCGGGGTTGGAACACCCGGATCATTCTCTGAGATGCTACGCGAGGTAACTAAGATAGCCCCAGTTAATATGCTAGCCGTGCATTGTCACGATACGTACGGCCAAGCCCTTCCGAATATTCTGACTTCACTGAACTTTGGAATAGCTGTAGTAGATTCGTCCGTGTCGGGACTGGGTGGATGTCCGTATGCACGCGGTGCATCTGGCAATGCAGCTACTGAAGATGTGGTCTACATGCTGCACGGACTTGGCATCGATACGGGAATAGATTTACCGAAACTGGTAAACGTTGGTAAATTTATCTGTGAAAAGTTAGGGCGGCAATCAGAATCGAAGGTGAATCGTGCaatgagaaaaacaaacccgAATGCTTGTTAA
- the LOC125959514 gene encoding mucin-2-like — protein MGGVQKALLLILAVELTLSTSRGQLMCYHCDDCDYAMVDIVQCGPGRPLLPFPDSEPTTVPTTSTLEPETTTITPPIVPTIEPETTTQVPPSIPTIEPETTTQVPPSIPTIEPEITTLVPPSIPTIEPETTTLVPPSIPTIEPETTTLVPPSIPTIEPETTTLVPPSIPTIEPEITTLVPPSIPTIEPETTTLVPPSIPTIEPETTTQVPPSIPTIEPETTTLVPPSIPTIEPETTTLVPPSIPTIEPESTTTEPETTTISTSPGGPILTPPTHPTFDPNPTTTTPNGGPILTPPTHPTPLVPIGFGIVLPIQPNTPQYACLSVRRVENNRNIVSRGCAQLMHSVHQTCDNATKGGHQSCVACVSQF, from the exons ATGGGTGGTGTACAGAAGGCGTTGTTACTGATTCTCGCTGTTGAACTAACATTGAGCA CCTCACGTGGACAGTTAATGTGTTACCATTGTGATGATTGCGACTACGCTATGGTTGATATAGTACAATGTGGTCCTGGCCGTCCATTGTTGCCATTTCCGGATTCTGAACCCACGACTGTTCCTACAACTTCGACCCTTGAACCAGAAACTACAACGATTACACCTCCTATAGTTCCAACAATCGAGCCAGAGACCACGACACAGGTTCCTCCATCGATTCCAACGATCGAGCCAGAGACCACGACACAGGTTCCTCCATCGATTCCAACGATCGAACCGGAGATCACGACACTGGTTCCTCCATCGATTCCAACGATCGAACCGGAGACCACGACACTGGTTCCTCCATCGATTCCAACGATCGAACCGGAGACCACGACACTGGTTCCTCCATCGATTCCAACGATCGAGCCAGAGACCACGACACTGGTTCCTCCATCGATTCCAACGATCGAACCGGAGATCACGACACTGGTTCCTCCATCGATTCCAACGATCGAACCGGAGACCACGACACTGGTTCCTCCATCGATTCCAACGATCGAGCCAGAGACCACGACACAGGTTCCTCCATCGATTCCAACGATCGAACCGGAGACCACGACACTGGTTCCTCCATCGATTCCAACGATCGAGCCAGAGACCACGACACTGGTTCCTCCATCGATTCCAACGATCGAGCCGGAGAGTACTACCACCGAACCGGAAACCACTACAATTAGTACATCTCCTGGAGGGCCTATTTTGACACCACCAACTCATCCAACGTTTGATCCGAATCCAACAACCACTACTCCAAATGGTGGACCAATTTTGACACCACCGACACACCCAACCCCCTTGGTTCCCATTGGTTTTGGAATCGTGCTACCCATCCAGCCCAACACACCACAGTACGCTTGTCTCTCCGTTCGTCGTGTTG AAAATAATCGCAACATCGTAAGCAGAGGATGCGCACAACTGATGCATAGTGTACACCAAACGTGTGATAATGCTA